From a single Clostridia bacterium genomic region:
- a CDS encoding restriction endonuclease, whose protein sequence is MDSLRQRLKELDRDKFEDLVFMLLTARHPDANIRKVEGAGGDQGIDAFIGDLASGSTIWQAKSFPNGVKKSQREQIKKSLRTAKEHHNPERWILCVSTDMDIKAHEWFQTFAKGYTPGLAIGLMTASDIISELMHRDTIRNHYFPELGLSIRDLRALVTKTGECSDEELRNMTIENARQYIERLRQHDERFDYELVMTTDRPPKAGGNHAAFSVNMGNAVINAYARDRQALREDPIKLDVSFIGTGVTKIGEYIRTGRGTTFDAKEFTRLRTTLNFPDLQNAETLALGPRHGTKLIPTRLTIGNEHLNVVYDFINFEITSLGTEELTLTSTGKQPFTVTITIRNQRGAFNIDQCMEGAPIASVQRYAEALNVLQTTGELRLYDLEDERELFHAKTHTTQVPSLDEGLVRLIKDATIVAKAYDADIRMPAVISEGDAETIAFLMSLIKGTFTGINVITGTLIKEDRAQKWIDEVIKENPTAGINLHHDGITRQFGESKINTGPFDLIIEAVRFTDAAQVLTAYNAAPTGGIIRINCIPVGSVRAQRTAHPTIRAEER, encoded by the coding sequence ATGGATTCTCTACGCCAACGCCTCAAGGAACTCGATCGGGACAAATTCGAGGACCTCGTGTTTATGCTTCTCACAGCACGACACCCGGACGCGAACATTCGAAAGGTCGAGGGTGCCGGCGGCGATCAGGGAATCGATGCGTTCATTGGCGACCTCGCCAGCGGCAGCACAATCTGGCAGGCAAAGAGCTTTCCTAACGGCGTCAAGAAATCACAACGAGAACAAATCAAGAAGTCCCTTCGCACGGCTAAAGAGCATCACAATCCCGAACGTTGGATTCTTTGCGTCAGCACGGACATGGACATCAAAGCTCACGAATGGTTCCAAACGTTCGCCAAAGGATACACACCGGGGCTTGCCATCGGCCTCATGACCGCAAGCGACATCATCAGCGAACTAATGCATCGAGATACGATAAGGAATCACTACTTCCCCGAACTCGGGCTTAGCATCAGGGACCTCCGGGCACTCGTGACCAAGACGGGCGAGTGCAGTGACGAAGAGCTACGGAACATGACCATAGAGAATGCCCGGCAGTATATTGAGAGGCTAAGGCAGCATGACGAGCGATTTGATTACGAACTTGTCATGACGACCGACAGGCCACCAAAGGCGGGCGGCAACCATGCGGCGTTCAGCGTTAATATGGGGAACGCTGTCATCAACGCATACGCCCGCGATAGACAGGCCCTTCGCGAGGACCCAATAAAACTCGACGTCTCGTTCATCGGGACCGGCGTCACCAAGATCGGCGAATACATCAGAACCGGACGAGGAACAACGTTCGATGCCAAAGAATTCACCAGATTGCGCACAACCCTGAACTTCCCTGACCTGCAAAACGCGGAAACACTCGCCCTCGGACCCCGACATGGCACGAAGCTCATCCCGACAAGGCTGACCATCGGCAACGAACATTTGAACGTGGTGTACGACTTCATCAACTTCGAGATAACGAGTCTAGGCACCGAAGAACTGACACTAACAAGCACGGGCAAGCAACCGTTCACGGTAACCATCACCATCAGGAACCAGCGAGGAGCCTTCAACATCGACCAATGCATGGAAGGTGCGCCCATCGCGAGCGTTCAAAGATACGCAGAGGCGCTCAACGTTCTTCAGACAACAGGCGAACTGCGACTCTACGACCTCGAAGACGAGCGCGAACTGTTCCACGCCAAGACCCACACAACACAAGTGCCCTCGCTCGACGAAGGACTTGTCCGACTGATTAAGGACGCTACCATCGTCGCCAAAGCATACGACGCAGACATCCGAATGCCAGCGGTCATCTCGGAAGGCGACGCGGAAACCATCGCATTCCTCATGAGCCTCATCAAGGGGACCTTCACTGGCATCAATGTCATCACGGGAACCCTCATCAAGGAGGACCGCGCGCAGAAATGGATCGACGAAGTAATCAAGGAGAATCCAACGGCCGGGATCAATCTGCATCACGACGGCATCACTCGTCAGTTCGGAGAATCAAAGATCAACACGGGGCCATTTGACCTTATAATCGAAGCGGTTCGGTTCACAGACGCAGCTCAAGTTCTCACGGCGTACAACGCTGCGCCTACGGGAGGGATCATCAGGATCAACTGCATCCCTGTTGGCAGCGTACGAGCGCAACGCACCGCGCATCCGACCATTCGAGCAGAGGAGCGCTAG